In Bombina bombina isolate aBomBom1 chromosome 6, aBomBom1.pri, whole genome shotgun sequence, a single genomic region encodes these proteins:
- the LOC128664522 gene encoding uncharacterized protein LOC128664522, with product MAFFLLLALKIQTVILPVTEIEVYVGSPVIIPCTFYTDNPFQKLRHLILEWVFTPEGNDTYRPILKLFDNISEQLDTSNARAGAFVSLLPGGNCSLAINPTSTKDSGTYKVYLNVDGAPYVNSPAISLKVFKEDPDVVSLICIYQRLKASGMMTIILIAGGVALCLLISGCLAGLHFQGRYYKLIGPSQPSEDERQKDPMVRMEEGFSSSSETESDSR from the exons ATGGCATTTTTCCTTCTTCTAGCACTGAAGATACAAACTGTTATCCTGCCAGTGACTGAGATTGAGGTCTATGTTGGGTCCCCTGTAATCATCCCTTGTACCTTCTACACGGACAACCCGTTTCAGAAACTGAGACATCTGATTCTTGAGTGGGTGTTTACTCCTGAGGGGAATGACACCTATAGACCTATTCTAAAATTATTTGACAACATATCTGAGCAGCTGGATACCTCTAATGCAAGAGCTGGGGCATTTGTATCACTTCTCCCTGGTGGAAACTGCTCACTGGCTATCAACCCTACCAGCACCAAAGATTCGGGCACGTATAAAGTGTACCTGAATGTTGATGGTGCACCGTATGTCAACTCACCAGCAATCAGTCTCAAAGTCTTTAAGGAAg atccaGATGTAGTTTCACTGATCTGTATTTACCAGCGTTTAAAAGCCAGTGGAATGATGACCATCATACTGATCGCTGGAGGAGTTGCACTTTGTTTGTTGATAAGCGGATGTTTGGCCGGATTACATTTTCA GGGTCGATATTATAAATTAATTGGACCATCCCAACCATCTGAAGATGAAAGGCAAAAGGACCCAATGGTCCGAATGGAGGAAGGGTTCTCAAGCAGCAGTGAAACAGAATCTGACAGCCGCTGA